Below is a window of Allomuricauda ruestringensis DSM 13258 DNA.
CAAATGGAAAAACTAAAAGCTTTAAAGCTAAGTTTCTTTGTTTCCGTAGGACTGGGCATCTTTATTTTCTTGCTCAAAGGGTTCTTTGATTTTGAAGGATTACGTGACGAAACCTATCGCGGGTATTTTGGTGATGAATTGATGACCATGATCCAACGTGACCGTGAAGCCGTTTATATCAGCGATACCATCCGTTCACTGATTTATGTAGCCTTGGCTGCCGCTGCGTTGTGGTTCTTTATCAAAGATAAAATCAATAAAAATATCTTGGTATTTGCCCTGGGTGCCCTGATACTGTTTGATTTGGTAGGCGTAGATCTTCGTTATGTGAACGAAGACGATTTTGTGCGCCAGCGTGAGGTAAACCAACCTTTCCAAGCCAATCAGATAGACCAAATGATTCAGCAAGACGATTCCATCTATCGGGTTTTTGACCCCCAAGAGGGAATCAACGGGGCAAGAACCTCGTATTTTCATAAATCTATTGGTGGTTATCACGCAGCGAAACCCAGAGCGCTTCAAAATTTGTTCGAATATCATTTGTACCAAAACAACCTTCAAGTGTTGAATATGTTGAATGTAAAATACATTATTCAGCAAGATGAGGAAGGGAACAGTTTTCCTGCCGTAAATCCAGATGCCAATGGCAACGCTTGGTTTGTGAATCAGTTGGTGCCTGTTTCATCTGCCAATGAGGAAATTTTGAAACTTAAGGATTTCAATTCCAAAACACAAGCCGTGGTCAACACGAAACAATATCCCGAATTGACCAAACTTCGGTATTCCGTGGATTCCGTGGCAAGTATTGATTTAGTAGATTATCGTCCCGATTATTTAAAATATACTTCCAATAATGCGAACGATGGTTTTGCGGTGTTCTCCGAAATGCACTATTCATCTGGTTGGAACGCTTTTATTGATGGAGAACCACAGGAACATTATAAAGTGGATTATGCCCTTCGTGGTATAAAGGTTCCTGCTGGCCAGCACGAAATCGAGTTCAAGTTTGAGCCCGAAGTGGTGAAAACGGGAAGCCAGATTACCTTGGCGGCCAATATTCTCTTGGGATTGATGATTGTTGGGGGATTGGGCTTTACTTTGTTCCGTGGTAAAAAGGAAGCATCCTAATGCGAAAAATTTTGGTCATAGCGTACTATTGGCCACCCGCAGGGGGACCAGGGGTACAGCGTTGGCTTAAGTTTGTTAAATATCTGCCCGATTTTGGTATTCAACCCATTGTGTATGTTCCTGAAAACCCCAGTTATCCCATTGTGGACGACAAATTAGTTTCGGAAATTCCAGCATCCATCAAAATAGTAAAGCAGCCCATTAAAGAACCGTATGCTTGGGCTTCACTACTTTCCAAAAACAAGACCAAGACGATTAGTTCAGGAATCATCAAAGAGAAAGACCCATCATTTACAGAAAAGGTGTTGTTGTGGATTCGTGGTAATTTTTTTATTCCCGATGCTCGAAAACTGTGGGTGAAACCATCCATTTCATATTTGGCAAAAGTGATTGCAGATGAGGGTATCGAAACCATCATCACAACGGGACCTCCACACAGTCTACATTTGATAGGGCTTGGCCTGAAAAAGAAATACAATATTCAATGGATTGCAGACTTCCGTGATCCTTGGACTTCCATAGGGTATCATAAAAAATTACGATTGACCACCTCATCCCAACAAAAGCATAAAGCTTTGGAAAAGGGAGTGCTTTTAAAGGCCGACAAAATTGTCGTGACAAGCTATACCACCAAAACAGAGTTTGAACAAATCACACCCAAACCAATAAAGGTTGTAACTAACGGTTTTGATGATGATTTACAAGCGGTTCCATTGGATTCCAAGTTTACGATTTCCCATATTGGTTCTTTGCTCACGGGACGAAACCCTTTAGGGTTGTGGCAAGCTTTACAGGAATTGATTGCCGAAAATCAAGCTTTCAAGAACACTGTAAAGCTTCAATTGGCTGGGGTGGTAGGGGAAGAGGTGTTACAATCCATTAAAGAATTTGGGCTGGATGATTTTATGGAGCAGTTGGGTTATCTGTCCCACGATAAAGTTTTGGAAACACAGCAAAAATCGCAATTACTTTTGTTGTTGGAGATTGATTCCGAAGAGACCAAAGGCATTATCCCGGGAAAATTATTTGAATACCTGAATGCAAGGCGGCCTATTTTGGCGATTGGTCCAAAAGGGTGGGAGGCAGGAGCCATGGTGGAACGGCACAGAGCTGGAAATACCTGTTTGCATGATGATGTAGCGGCATTAAAAAATGTACTTTTGGATGCCTTTAACCATTATCGAAAAGGAACTTTGCTTTGCCATTCCAAAGGGGTGGAGCAGTACCACAGAAAGGCATTAACGGAGTCTTTGGCTAAATTTATCTAATGGGAATCGTCTTAAAACAATCCTTTCAGAATACTGTTACGACTTTTATCGGTTTTGCGTTCGGGGCCGTGAACACCCTGTTCCTCTACACTAATATTTTAGCGCCTAAATATTATGGTCTGGTAACCTTTATATTGGCTACGGGTGCTATATTGATGCCTTTAATGGCACTGGGTGTCCACAATGCCACTATAAAATATTACAGTGCCCAAAGTGAGCAGCGCAAGAACGGTTTTATAACCTTAATGCTTTTAAGTCCATTAGTGATTCTAGGCGTTTTATCGCTCTTGACGTGGTTTTTTTATGAGCCGATAGCGCTGTTCTTTTCCAAGGAAAATCCAATTGTCAAGGATTATGTTTGGTATGTGTTCTTGGTGGGAATGGCCATGGCCTATTTTGAGATCTTCTATGCGCTGAGCAAGGTATATTTTAAATCGGTATTTGGTAATTTTATGAAGGAGGTCTTTGTCAGGGTGTGTGTTTCCGTCTTGTTGGGTCTGTTGTACTTTGAGGTGATTTCCCTTGATTTTTTTCTGAAGGCATTGGTGGGGGTATATCTGCTCCGTACCCTTTGTATGAAATTGTACGCGTTTAGACTGCATAGACCCGTGTTGGATTTTAAGTTTCCCAAGGAATCCAGAACTATTTTGGGATATGGTATACTGATGATTTTAGGCGGTTCTGTGGCACTGATTCTTTTGGAGGTGGATAAATTTATGATTAACCAGTTTATTGTTTTGGACAATGTCGCCTATTACAGTGTTGCTGGATATATTGCCTCTAGCATTGTGGTGCCGGCTAGGGCCATGAACCAGATTA
It encodes the following:
- a CDS encoding glycosyltransferase family 4 protein — its product is MRKILVIAYYWPPAGGPGVQRWLKFVKYLPDFGIQPIVYVPENPSYPIVDDKLVSEIPASIKIVKQPIKEPYAWASLLSKNKTKTISSGIIKEKDPSFTEKVLLWIRGNFFIPDARKLWVKPSISYLAKVIADEGIETIITTGPPHSLHLIGLGLKKKYNIQWIADFRDPWTSIGYHKKLRLTTSSQQKHKALEKGVLLKADKIVVTSYTTKTEFEQITPKPIKVVTNGFDDDLQAVPLDSKFTISHIGSLLTGRNPLGLWQALQELIAENQAFKNTVKLQLAGVVGEEVLQSIKEFGLDDFMEQLGYLSHDKVLETQQKSQLLLLLEIDSEETKGIIPGKLFEYLNARRPILAIGPKGWEAGAMVERHRAGNTCLHDDVAALKNVLLDAFNHYRKGTLLCHSKGVEQYHRKALTESLAKFI
- a CDS encoding lipopolysaccharide biosynthesis protein; protein product: MGIVLKQSFQNTVTTFIGFAFGAVNTLFLYTNILAPKYYGLVTFILATGAILMPLMALGVHNATIKYYSAQSEQRKNGFITLMLLSPLVILGVLSLLTWFFYEPIALFFSKENPIVKDYVWYVFLVGMAMAYFEIFYALSKVYFKSVFGNFMKEVFVRVCVSVLLGLLYFEVISLDFFLKALVGVYLLRTLCMKLYAFRLHRPVLDFKFPKESRTILGYGILMILGGSVALILLEVDKFMINQFIVLDNVAYYSVAGYIASSIVVPARAMNQITYPMTANYLNTGNFFELEQLYKKTSLTSFIASGLLFVLIILNIEDLFLMLPEDYRGGFFIVLLIGLAKVFDSLLGNINAVLYYSEYYKVILLIGICFALATILLNLWLIPVYGIEGAALASFLSIIIFNLAKLIFVKSKFDFLPFTKATFKVFATLVLLSGLFYLLRFPFHPIINIGLKSLLIVVMYVGILYRFNISEDVSGILSKWFKKNTP